A portion of the Homalodisca vitripennis isolate AUS2020 chromosome 2, UT_GWSS_2.1, whole genome shotgun sequence genome contains these proteins:
- the LOC124354928 gene encoding cyclin-dependent kinase 10 — protein MEGIEVAPVPKRIIPIKEEKEKESDEGKQSGDANVDPSAPIQNKGILTSFVNGKKMAIPEQDLFGRCRFVSEFEKLNRIGEGTYGIVYRALDTKNDCVVALKKVRMEHEKDGLPVSGLREISVLLSCRHENIVQLKEVVVGRSLESIFLAMEYCEQDLASLLDNMKAPFSESQVKCIMIQVLRGLRYLHRNFIVHRDLKVSNLLMTDKGCVKIADFGLARWFGLPVRPMTPRVVTLWYRAPELLLQARTQTTSVDMWAAGCILGELLDHRPLLPGRSEIGQLELIVDLLGTPSDAIWPEYSSLPALANFTLKQQPYNNLKQRFPWLTPAGLRLLNFLFMYDPKKRATAEECLQSSYFKEAPLPCEPKMMPTYPQHRNMKAAAAKNANNINPPPPPVVSGIDLEPANNLSDLLNLGNLVKRRKID, from the exons ATGGAAGGAATAGAAG TGGCTCCAGTACCTAAAAGGATTATACCTATTAAAGAAGAAAAGGAAAAAGAGAGTGATGAAGGCAAACAAAGTGGAGATGCAAACGTAGATCCGAGTGCTCCAATTCAAAATAAAGGCATCCTAACATCATTTGTAAATGGCAAAAAGATGGCAATTCCTGAACAAGATCTG TTTGGCCGATGCAGATTCGTATCAGAGTTTGAAAAGTTAAACAGAATTGGTGAAGGAACTTACGGAATTGTTT aTCGTGCGTTGGATACGAAGAACGACTGTGTGGTGGCTCTGAAGAAGGTCCGCATGGAACACGAGAAAGACGGTTTACCTGTGAGTGGTCTGCGAGAAATATCAGTTCTTCTCAGCTGTCGACACGAGAACATTGTTCAGCTGAAAGAAGTGGTTGTAGGCAGAAGCTTGGAAAg CATATTCCTGGCAATGGAGTATTGTGAGCAGGACCTGGCCAGTTTGCTGGACAACATGAAGGCTCCTTTCTCCGAGTCACAGGTGAAATGCATCATGATCCAAGTGTTGCGCGGGCTGCGTTACTTACACCGCAACTTCATCGTCCACAGGGATCTTAAAGTATCGAATCTACTCATGACTGATAAAGGTTGTGTCAAAATAG CGGACTTCGGATTGGCTCGCTGGTTCGGACTGCCTGTGAGACCGATGACGCCACGTGTAGTCACACTTTGGTATCGTGCACCAGAGCTGTTGCTTCAAGCTCGAACTCAGACCACCAGTGTGGACATGTGGGCAGCTGGGTGCATTCTGGGTGAATTGCTTG ACCACAGACCACTTCTCCCTGGAAGATCGGAGATCGGACAGCTAGAGTTGATAGTGGACCTTCTTGGTACGCCCAGTGATGCCATCTGGCCTGAGTACTCATCCCTACCAGCACTTGCCAATTTCACTCTGAAGCAGCAGCCATATAACAATCTGAAGCAGCGGTTCCCATGGCTCACACCAGCAGGGCTGCGTCTCCTCAACTTCCTCTTCATGTACGATCCTAAGAAGCGGGCTACAGCAGAAGAGTGTTTGCAGAGCTCTTACTTCAAGGAAGCACCTTTAC CGTGTGAACCAAAGATGATGCCCACGTATCCTCAGCATCGCAACATGAAAGCTGCTGCAGCCAAGAATGCCAACAATATTAACCCTCCTCCGCCCCCTGTTGTGAGTGGTATTGATTTGGAGCCGGCCAACAACCTCAGTGATTTG ttGAACCTGGGCAACCTTGTGAAGAGGAGAAAAATCGACTAA